The following nucleotide sequence is from Bombina bombina isolate aBomBom1 chromosome 11, aBomBom1.pri, whole genome shotgun sequence.
acacacacacactctcacacacacacacacacacacactctctcacacacacacacacacactctctcacacacacacacactctctcacacacacacactctcacacacacactcacgcacactcacacacacactcactcacacacactcactcactctcaggcacactcacacacactcactcactctcaggcacactcacacacacacactctgacacacacactcaggcacactctcacacacacacacactctgacacacacactctcacacacataaatacatattgtatttgaaaaataaactttcatgattcagatagagcatgcatttttaaactgctttccaatatacttctattatcaatttagctttgttctttttgtatcctttgttgtacgagcagcaatgcaccactgggagctagctgaacacataaaaaCGAGGCATATaggtgctgccaccaatcagctgctatcatccagtagtactttgctgctcttgaagcaaattagatcatagaagtcatTTCGAAGGTTGATTAAAATGACGAGTTCTatgggaatcatgaaagaaaagttgtttcatatccctttaaatccaaaatttGGGTATTCGAGCCTTTAAAACCCAAAGCATTAATGCATTCCATCAGTTCCCTTCTTTGGCTGTTTATATAGGTAAACGTGTTTTGTGTATCACCTCTTTAGCTATTTGcagtaatgtttgtttgttttagtcCGCCTGCCCTGTTTTAATTATcagtaactttatttttatttgttttttaattttagctgTGCTATAAGCTTGTTTTGTGTTGCCGGTTATATATGAGAAATAATCCTTTTCCATTTCATAGCCTCCTGAGATTAATTATAATTTTTAGCCGCTATATTTTGATTTCAGTCTATTATTAGTACTGGTAGGAGAATAGTTTTTATCCAGTACGAGTCACAGGTCTctaatttatagaaaaaaaaacatatttagctttgtcCTAGCAGTCCAGGAAATTTAACCAAGGTACACCCAGAAAATGACTTCTGCTAGTTTATTCAAGCTAAGCTGATTTTTCATAGTTTGTAAGTCTGTAAAAAATGTTTAGATCTTTCCTAGGCCAACAATGTTCTGTTATtaaaggagtgtgtgtatgtatgtgtgtgtgtgtgtgtgtgtgtgtgtgtgtgtatatgtatgtatatgtatatatatatatatatatatatatatatatatatatatatatatatatatatatagtgtgtgtttgctCCCACAATTATTGGGTTaatgtaaaatttatattttataaaaaaagtgttcaACTGTCAAATGGTTCATGACTCTAGAAGTTGAATATAAAGCTTTGCTTATGAAGTGACTCAGTGAGTTCATGATCTCATGCTCCTTGATACAGAAGAATACAGCGCTTAATTCATGTTTACTATGCGTTACCTGGTTACCCATCACATGGTTTTGGAATTGTGAGTCCTCTAACAAGGCACAAGACAATGATCAACAGTTCTGTTTTTGCCCCCTGCAGCTGACTGGCTTTGTCTGCCACAAACCTGCTCACAGCACTGTATGGCTTGAGTGTAATTGcactatatatatttaatttatattgttcttctacctttttatatatataaaaagtttttttagctatttttaacAAATCTAACATTTGGTTTTAATATATCGTAGTATGATTTTGTAAATTGATTACACAGCATATTTCTTTATTGCTTAAAATCAACAGATTTTTGTTTATTGGagattaaaatgaacatttttggagatcttgatttttatttttctcttctttGCAGGTAAAACAGACACCTATCACAACTCATCTGTCTAATGTGGAGAATGAAACAGATGAGCAAACTACAGACTCCAAAATCATGAATGGGTTTGCAATTCTTCCTAGTGTCCTTAACTTGCCAATGCTATCTGCTCAAAATGAACCTACAAAGATTGAAAAAATACTGGACAGTACACCGATAACTAGAAAGTCTAAACCTGGTTTTGTGGAATCTAACTCGGCCAAAGAAAGCAAGGATGTTTTACCTTTTAAACAAACTAATAGCCCTGTGACATCTTCAGAAGCCTCATATGGGCAACCAGTCTCAGAATCTGATAATCCACCATCTGCAAAGGATGCTCCAGATCCCTATGTGATGAGTCTTCAAAATCTTCTAAAGAAATCTAGAGAGTACATAGAAAGAGAGCAAAGCAGGCGCAACTTGAAGAACGTATCAAAGACTAGCTCTAATGAAAGCCATTCTGACAAGGAAAATGACACCATTAAAATAAGTGACTCTGTAAAAGAAAAAGCCAGGCTTCTGAACAGAAGTAGGAGTTGTAGCCCGCTTATGGCAGACAAGCCAACCCTTAATAAATCCAATTCGTTACTTCAGGCTGCTTCCATCCAAATCCCAAGTATGAGTTCTGCTTCTCTAACAAGCTTATCAAATGTGGATATTCCTTTGAAGCCAGGGACTTTGTTAGGTGTAGATAGCGAATCTGATGAAGAACTGAAAAATTCATGCACAATCGAATATGAAAGCAGCATTGTGAAAAGTCTTACTGGGTCTTATGCCAAATTACCTAGCCCTGAGTTAAGCTTAAGCCCCAAAATGCACAGAAGACGTCCCCGGACTTCATCGGCTGGGCATATAATTATCAACAAGCCAATAAATGCCTATGATTTAAGTCCCAATGACAAAGGAAAAACAGTGGATATGGTATTTCACAGGAGATCTGAAAAAACATGTTTGTCTGACCCAGTGCCAAAGATAGAGGGTCATCCTTCAGGGCCTTGTTCTAGTAAAGACAATTTATTGAATACAAGTAACTGTTATATCTCACCAAAAGGCAGCTCTACAGTTTCCATGACAAGCTGTGAGCACAAAGCCCATGATACTACACCTGAGACTGATGGTCACCAGGCGATATTTTGCAGGGGACAACCAGTTTATGATATTTGTTCCCCGACTGAAAATCAGTTGAGTCCACCTGTAAACTTGCCAGATAGTACACAGAAAGGCAGTAAACCAAACATGGAATTGTCCAAGCACAATTCTCCAGTAGAACTCAACAAATCATATGACGTAGAAACTCCTTCACCTATGTTGGTGCAAAGCCACAACGTAAACCAGGGCACAGACATTCCAAATGTGTCTTGTAATAGGGATTGTCTTTCAGGGGGGAACTTTGATGCACAGATTAAACGTAGACTTGAACTAGATTTGGACAGCACTCAAAAAGAATTCTTTACCCCACTTTCAAAAACAGAAGAAGAGAAAAGGAGGCTTCATGAACAGAAAAATGTCATTGCATCTGTCCCCATCATCAGCAATGAAGAGTCCTTAAGCAGTATTCAAGGTGTGAGAGTTTGTGTTTTATTCTTGTACATGACATAAAGGACTGAGCTCTGCTGTACAATTGCAGTTTTGTGTTGTTAAAGGGAAGGTAAAGTCACAATTTAAacttggttcagatagagcaatacaattctaaacaagttttcaatttacttatattatctaattttcatttttctcttggcatcctttgtttaaagcatacctagataggcttgggaggagcaatgcactgctgggcgcTAGCTGCGGGTTGGTGGCTGTGTATTCGAGTCGTGTAGACCCCTAGTCATGCTATGGATTATGGGAAATCATCACCTTTTATATCACCTGTATGCTAATTAGCTTCAATTTACCAAATTGTTCTCATATCTATGGGGAGACTATTGCCCAGATAATCGACCATATACCCAAACAAAGGAGAGGCGGTAACAGaaagttactttttaaaaaaagggaggtatggtggattcaacacttaaaaacactctaTCCGAAtggtttgaataaagattttgatcttcatctgtttttataatattttaaaggtatgttgtatttttttgtatatgtTCTATTTTTTGATAATCTTAGGGTTATCCCTCCTGTAATAAGGTATTCCAATGTTATACATAGTATAGAAATCGAAAATAGAGAAGAaagatttactgtaaatatataaaaaaaaaagtattttcttgaAACCTGACCAGTAGGGGGCAATAGTCTCCCCATAGATATGAGAACAATTTGGTAAATTGAAGCTAATTAGCATACAGGTGATATAAAAGGTGGTGATTTCCCataatccatagcatgactaagggtctacaCGActcaaaacgttgctgttttaatttgtttgtggcTTAAATAAAGAATGGAAACCTTTTAAAGTAACAGTGCTGACGtaagcctttgttttttttttgtatctacATAAGTGAGGTTGGCAGGCCTCATTAAGCGTACGTGCACTATCATGTtgagaaaacataacaaaaaaggTGCTGAACTTACCTtttggatgaatatatatatatatatatatatatatatatatatatatatatatatatatatatatatattataaattggaaagttgtttaaaattgtatgctgtatttgaatcaggaaataaaatttttttggatttcatgtccctttaaccgcaaAACAATATTTGTTATGATGCATAAAGCAGAGGATATATGTGCATGTTTAACTATTTTGAAGTGCAATAGTGAACCCACTGATAGTAAAGTAATGCAGCAGAATAACTGGGGTAGTAAATTGGTACTGTCTTGTATTTAGAAGGTGATCATCTGAGAAAAAAGATGCTGGCTTTTGAAGAAATGAGGAAGAAACTTGAAGAGCAACACGCGTATCAGCTGTCACTACTCATAGCAGAACAAGAGAAGGAACAACGGAGGCTGCAGAAGGTATTGACATAGAACCTAATTCTGCCATGTTATGGTTTTGTATGTCGTCTTTTCCCCTTGCATGCAAATCATTGGAGGCTGAGCACTCCCTCCCTGCTTTATTCAACCcagtagtgatatatatatatatatatatatatatatatatatattaattattattattattattttttatattattcaagTATTTAAAAGCAAACACACTTGCCTGGCTCCTAGATAGTCTTTTGTGGCTGCTAAGTTTGATATACGTTTGCCGTATTCTGCTGCACCATATGAAGCTGCGGTTTTTTTAGGTTCAGCTGCTAGTATCAAACTTTGGTGCCACAGAAGGGCATATTCATTGTTAGAGAAATTCTTTGATCTTGAGCATTTAAAGAGTGATTTCTTCATATGCAAGTGGCACGTGCCATTTAATACAAGATGCCACAACTGCACATTGCTTCTTTCTGTACGTAGATGTAATAATTACTCAGGGATTGGGTGGGAAGCAAGGAATTTATTGTAAAGCTTGATTATGTATTACTCTActctacaatgtccctttttaaattagGCTTGTTTAGGGTATATAACGCTAGTGATGAGAAGCGCTACTGGCACTAAATACATAGCTTTTTGTTGATTTAATATATTCATATAAGGCTGTGTATTTAAGGAATTTGAAGAGGAAGAGCGGAGACTCAGGTTAAAAGACAACGAAATTCCAGAAGTCATTGAAATCTGCACAGTGAAGCCCGAGTGGAGGAACAGAAGTGGGAGTTTGCCTGATATGGCACCATGTCAAGTAGAAACGTATTATTCCTCTTCGCCCAACACTACTGGTAAGTGTTAGGGATTTGTATTACTGCAATAGACTTAATCATTAATCATAAAACCACAATCATGCAAACATCTAAAGCCTGGATCAGCCAAAATTCAAGTAATGGTtccttttttattgtaaaaaatacaAGCAAACTACTATTTGTAGAATTATTTTCACATGAAGGTAACTGTTTTTGTTGATAAGATTCACcacctattatttaaagggacagtctacaccttagtcatcttaaagagttaccttagattaagctgcaaatagccttctgcgCCTTTTCTATATCacacagcaggaacagtaaaaatgttattttaaaatgaatattgtttctggccaatttgaaatggctgccaagctcagcccactgatgacatcacaatctgggctacatctatgcactctgctgaatagcattgacagtctgttgaatccaactagtgagccttttttgattggatgccatatgcagcccagatcatgatttcAGCAGTggactgagcttggcagccatttcaaactggccagaaacaccattttaaaataacttatttactgttcctgctgcatgatatagaaagggtgcagtacGCTATTTGCAGctcaatctaaggtaagactttaagatgactaaggtgtagactgtccctttaacttcatttaTCGTGTCTGTTAAGAGGGTGAAGTATCTTTTTGGTCCTGTAAGTATTTGGTTCAGAATGTTTGCATCACACTTGGGTTCTAGATGTTGAATGACATTTGTTTTGACAatcataatgaaagaaaaaaaaaatctttttatcttCAAGAATAATAATAACCTCTATAAAAGGGAAATAACTTCCTAATGTACAGTTACATATGTTTTAATagaaatgtccttaaagggacagaatacactcattttcatataactgcatgtaatagacactcctataaataataagatgcacagatactgatataagaatccagtataaaactgtttaaaaacttacttagaagttctaagtttagctctgctgaaaaagtagctggaaagcccactacaagtgggaaataagaccctcccccttcttttgcatatgaaaagaccttttacacaaacaggagcaagctggataaggtagctgacggtattcacataaaactttggggctttgttaggagtctgaaaatcagagcaatgttatttaaaaataagcaaaactatacatttaaaaaaaaaaaaaaaaaactttatgggctttataaatagatcatctacaaaacatttatgcaaagaaaaaatgagtgtataatgtccctttaagggacactaaacccaatttttttctatcatgattcagatagagcagcaattttaaacaactttctaatttactcctatttttttttgttctcttgctatctatatttgaaaaagcaggaatgtaagcttaagagccagcccatttttggttcagcacctgggtagcgcttgctgattggtttctaaatgtaaccaccaatcagcaagcgctatccagggtactgaaccaaaaatgggccattcttaagcttacattcctgcccttttcaaataaagatagcaagagaacaaagaaaatttgataatagaagtaaattagaaagttgcttaaaattgcatgctatagctgaatcataatagaaaaaaatgggtttagtatccctttaaactgactAAGCTCTAATCCAACCATTTTTCAGTTAAGCCACTACTGAAAAGACTTCTATAACCTGCTCCCATTACAACAGACAGACGATCATTAGCTGAACATGGCTGATGATTGGCGACACATGTGCTTCCCTGATTGGCTCATTAGCCATCATGTTCAGCTGTGGGTCACCATTGTGCAAACACATTGCTAAACACATAAGTATaggcaagcaatagtacaataagaaatgctctaatgcattagaGTACTTTCTTATTGCAGCATTATATCTCTAACTAGGTTTGAACTACAATACTAGCAGAGATAtgtttttaatcacatgattaCT
It contains:
- the CCP110 gene encoding centriolar coiled-coil protein of 110 kDa isoform X6, which encodes MQQYRQKAVELEMKRNGSKKKTLLNRVQEILETVQVKQTPITTHLSNVENETDEQTTDSKIMNGFAILPSVLNLPMLSAQNEPTKIEKILDSTPITRKSKPGFVESNSAKESKDVLPFKQTNSPVTSSEASYGQPVSESDNPPSAKDAPDPYVMSLQNLLKKSREYIEREQSRRNLKNVSKTSSNESHSDKENDTIKISDSVKEKARLLNRSRSCSPLMADKPTLNKSNSLLQAASIQIPSMSSASLTSLSNVDIPLKPGTLLGVDSESDEELKNSCTIEYESSIVKSLTGSYAKLPSPELSLSPKMHRRRPRTSSAGHIIINKPINAYDLSPNDKGKTVDMVFHRRSEKTCLSDPVPKIEGHPSGPCSSKDNLLNTSNCYISPKGSSTVSMTSCEHKAHDTTPETDGHQAIFCRGQPVYDICSPTENQLSPPVNLPDSTQKGSKPNMELSKHNSPVELNKSYDVETPSPMLVQSHNVNQGTDIPNVSCNRDCLSGGNFDAQIKRRLELDLDSTQKEFFTPLSKTEEEKRRLHEQKNVIASVPIISNEESLSSIQEGDHLRKKMLAFEEMRKKLEEQHAYQLSLLIAEQEKEQRRLQKEFEEEERRLRLKDNEIPEVIEICTVKPEWRNRSGSLPDMAPCQVETYYSSSPNTTVGSVSCISQHSYASRNESSFGQWGPTTSGTQRMSAPRSLGKSRTRWSQVYSPAMQRKLNKVSALAKGFLTRRLMQTEKLRNLKQTVKDTAEFLRTFQTEVPLSRGIVSAQDASLHERVHAQLRAALYEIHDIFFAMDAADRMHILIHDRELRHEKLIRQMVKTTNLIAHKRITVKEKLKSPRDRVTLSSATQKSLDRKKSTRAVNVGMSKKVQHKPKALETRILQPNQGQNSLINKLLCRQGSICNKNPKKEAKCCDNLRRQHSLG
- the CCP110 gene encoding centriolar coiled-coil protein of 110 kDa isoform X5 encodes the protein MITLQRREEMQQYRQKAVELEMKRNGSKKKTLLNRVQEILETVQVKQTPITTHLSNVENETDEQTTDSKIMNGFAILPSVLNLPMLSAQNEPTKIEKILDSTPITRKSKPGFVESNSAKESKDVLPFKQTNSPVTSSEASYGQPVSESDNPPSAKDAPDPYVMSLQNLLKKSREYIEREQSRRNLKNVSKTSSNESHSDKENDTIKISDSVKEKARLLNRSRSCSPLMADKPTLNKSNSLLQAASIQIPSMSSASLTSLSNVDIPLKPGTLLGVDSESDEELKNSCTIEYESSIVKSLTGSYAKLPSPELSLSPKMHRRRPRTSSAGHIIINKPINAYDLSPNDKGKTVDMVFHRRSEKTCLSDPVPKIEGHPSGPCSSKDNLLNTSNCYISPKGSSTVSMTSCEHKAHDTTPETDGHQAIFCRGQPVYDICSPTENQLSPPVNLPDSTQKGSKPNMELSKHNSPVELNKSYDVETPSPMLVQSHNVNQGTDIPNVSCNRDCLSGGNFDAQIKRRLELDLDSTQKEFFTPLSKTEEEKRRLHEQKNVIASVPIISNEESLSSIQEGDHLRKKMLAFEEMRKKLEEQHAYQLSLLIAEQEKEQRRLQKEFEEEERRLRLKDNEIPEVIEICTVKPEWRNRSGSLPDMAPCQVETYYSSSPNTTVGSVSCISQHSYASRNESSFGQWGPTTSGTQRMSAPRSLGKSRTRWSQVYSPAMQRKLNKVSALAKGFLTRRLMQTEKLRNLKQTVKDTAEFLRTFQTEVPLSRGIVSAQDASLHERVHAQLRAALYEIHDIFFAMDAADRMHILIHDRELRHEKLIRQMVKTTNLIAHKRITVKEKLKSPRDRVTLSSATQKSLDRKKSTRAVNVGMSKKVQHKPKALETRILQPNQGQNSLINKLLCRQGSICNKNPKKEAKCCDNLRRQHSLG
- the CCP110 gene encoding centriolar coiled-coil protein of 110 kDa isoform X2 — encoded protein: MVRTMEDYEQFCTNQFARIKGEVIHSGLLSAEPAVSVIRFHGVAVLSPLITLQRREEMQQYRQKAVELEMKRNGSKKKTLLNRVQEILETVQVKQTPITTHLSNVENETDEQTTDSKIMNGFAILPSVLNLPMLSAQNEPTKIEKILDSTPITRKSKPGFVESNSAKESKDVLPFKQTNSPVTSSEASYGQPVSESDNPPSAKDAPDPYVMSLQNLLKKSREYIEREQSRRNLKNVSKTSSNESHSDKENDTIKISDSVKEKARLLNRSRSCSPLMADKPTLNKSNSLLQAASIQIPSMSSASLTSLSNVDIPLKPGTLLGVDSESDEELKNSCTIEYESSIVKSLTGSYAKLPSPELSLSPKMHRRRPRTSSAGHIIINKPINAYDLSPNDKGKTVDMVFHRRSEKTCLSDPVPKIEGHPSGPCSSKDNLLNTSNCYISPKGSSTVSMTSCEHKAHDTTPETDGHQAIFCRGQPVYDICSPTENQLSPPVNLPDSTQKGSKPNMELSKHNSPVELNKSYDVETPSPMLVQSHNVNQGTDIPNVSCNRDCLSGGNFDAQIKRRLELDLDSTQKEFFTPLSKTEEEKRRLHEQKNVIASVPIISNEESLSSIQGDHLRKKMLAFEEMRKKLEEQHAYQLSLLIAEQEKEQRRLQKEFEEEERRLRLKDNEIPEVIEICTVKPEWRNRSGSLPDMAPCQVETYYSSSPNTTVGSVSCISQHSYASRNESSFGQWGPTTSGTQRMSAPRSLGKSRTRWSQVYSPAMQRKLNKVSALAKGFLTRRLMQTEKLRNLKQTVKDTAEFLRTFQTEVPLSRGIVSAQDASLHERVHAQLRAALYEIHDIFFAMDAADRMHILIHDRELRHEKLIRQMVKTTNLIAHKRITVKEKLKSPRDRVTLSSATQKSLDRKKSTRAVNVGMSKKVQHKPKALETRILQPNQGQNSLINKLLCRQGSICNKNPKKEAKCCDNLRRQHSLG
- the CCP110 gene encoding centriolar coiled-coil protein of 110 kDa isoform X3, with translation MEDYEQFCTNQFARIKGEVIHSGLLSAEPAVSVIRFHGVAVLSPLITLQRREEMQQYRQKAVELEMKRNGSKKKTLLNRVQEILETVQVKQTPITTHLSNVENETDEQTTDSKIMNGFAILPSVLNLPMLSAQNEPTKIEKILDSTPITRKSKPGFVESNSAKESKDVLPFKQTNSPVTSSEASYGQPVSESDNPPSAKDAPDPYVMSLQNLLKKSREYIEREQSRRNLKNVSKTSSNESHSDKENDTIKISDSVKEKARLLNRSRSCSPLMADKPTLNKSNSLLQAASIQIPSMSSASLTSLSNVDIPLKPGTLLGVDSESDEELKNSCTIEYESSIVKSLTGSYAKLPSPELSLSPKMHRRRPRTSSAGHIIINKPINAYDLSPNDKGKTVDMVFHRRSEKTCLSDPVPKIEGHPSGPCSSKDNLLNTSNCYISPKGSSTVSMTSCEHKAHDTTPETDGHQAIFCRGQPVYDICSPTENQLSPPVNLPDSTQKGSKPNMELSKHNSPVELNKSYDVETPSPMLVQSHNVNQGTDIPNVSCNRDCLSGGNFDAQIKRRLELDLDSTQKEFFTPLSKTEEEKRRLHEQKNVIASVPIISNEESLSSIQEGDHLRKKMLAFEEMRKKLEEQHAYQLSLLIAEQEKEQRRLQKEFEEEERRLRLKDNEIPEVIEICTVKPEWRNRSGSLPDMAPCQVETYYSSSPNTTVGSVSCISQHSYASRNESSFGQWGPTTSGTQRMSAPRSLGKSRTRWSQVYSPAMQRKLNKVSALAKGFLTRRLMQTEKLRNLKQTVKDTAEFLRTFQTEVPLSRGIVSAQDASLHERVHAQLRAALYEIHDIFFAMDAADRMHILIHDRELRHEKLIRQMVKTTNLIAHKRITVKEKLKSPRDRVTLSSATQKSLDRKKSTRAVNVGMSKKVQHKPKALETRILQPNQGQNSLINKLLCRQGSICNKNPKKEAKCCDNLRRQHSLG
- the CCP110 gene encoding centriolar coiled-coil protein of 110 kDa isoform X4, with the protein product MVRTMEDYEQFCTNQFARIKGEVIHSGLLSAEPAVSVIRFHGVAVLSPLITLQRREEMQQYRQKAVELEMKRNGSKKKTLLNRVQEILETVQVKQTPITTHLSNVENETDEQTTDSKIMNGFAILPSVLNLPMLSAQNEPTKIEKILDSTPITRKSKPGFVESNSAKESKDVLPFKQTNSPVTSSEASYGQPVSESDNPPSAKDAPDPYVMSLQNLLKKSREYIEREQSRRNLKNVSKTSSNESHSDKENDTIKISDSVKEKARLLNRSRSCSPLMADKPTLNKSNSLLQAASIQIPSMSSASLTSLSNVDIPLKPGTLLGVDSESDEELKNSCTIEYESSIVKSLTGSYAKLPSPELSLSPKMHRRRPRTSSAGHIIINKPINAYDLSPNDKGKTVDMVFHRRSEKTCLSDPVPKIEGHPSGPCSSKDNLLNTSNCYISPKGSSTVSMTSCEHKAHDTTPETDGHQAIFCRGQPVYDICSPTENQLSPPVNLPDSTQKGSKPNMELSKHNSPVELNKSYDVETPSPMLVQSHNVNQGTDIPNVSCNRDCLSGGNFDAQIKRRLELDLDSTQKEFFTPLSKTEEEKRRLHEQKNVIASVPIISNEESLSSIQEGDHLRKKMLAFEEMRKKLEEQHAYQLSLLIAEQEKEQRRLQKEFEEEERRLRLKDNEIPEVIEICTVKPEWRNRSGSLPDMAPCQVETYYSSSPNTTVGSVSCISQHSYASRNESSFGQWGPTTSGTQRMSAPRSLGKSRTRWSQVYSPAMQRKLNKVSALAKGFLTRRLMQTEKLRNLKQTVKDTAEFLRTFQTEVPLSRGIVSAQDASLHERVHAQLRAALYEIHDIFFAMDAADRMHILIHDRELRHEKLIRQMEKLKSPRDRVTLSSATQKSLDRKKSTRAVNVGMSKKVQHKPKALETRILQPNQGQNSLINKLLCRQGSICNKNPKKEAKCCDNLRRQHSLG
- the CCP110 gene encoding centriolar coiled-coil protein of 110 kDa isoform X1, encoding MVRTMEDYEQFCTNQFARIKGEVIHSGLLSAEPAVSVIRFHGVAVLSPLITLQRREEMQQYRQKAVELEMKRNGSKKKTLLNRVQEILETVQVKQTPITTHLSNVENETDEQTTDSKIMNGFAILPSVLNLPMLSAQNEPTKIEKILDSTPITRKSKPGFVESNSAKESKDVLPFKQTNSPVTSSEASYGQPVSESDNPPSAKDAPDPYVMSLQNLLKKSREYIEREQSRRNLKNVSKTSSNESHSDKENDTIKISDSVKEKARLLNRSRSCSPLMADKPTLNKSNSLLQAASIQIPSMSSASLTSLSNVDIPLKPGTLLGVDSESDEELKNSCTIEYESSIVKSLTGSYAKLPSPELSLSPKMHRRRPRTSSAGHIIINKPINAYDLSPNDKGKTVDMVFHRRSEKTCLSDPVPKIEGHPSGPCSSKDNLLNTSNCYISPKGSSTVSMTSCEHKAHDTTPETDGHQAIFCRGQPVYDICSPTENQLSPPVNLPDSTQKGSKPNMELSKHNSPVELNKSYDVETPSPMLVQSHNVNQGTDIPNVSCNRDCLSGGNFDAQIKRRLELDLDSTQKEFFTPLSKTEEEKRRLHEQKNVIASVPIISNEESLSSIQEGDHLRKKMLAFEEMRKKLEEQHAYQLSLLIAEQEKEQRRLQKEFEEEERRLRLKDNEIPEVIEICTVKPEWRNRSGSLPDMAPCQVETYYSSSPNTTVGSVSCISQHSYASRNESSFGQWGPTTSGTQRMSAPRSLGKSRTRWSQVYSPAMQRKLNKVSALAKGFLTRRLMQTEKLRNLKQTVKDTAEFLRTFQTEVPLSRGIVSAQDASLHERVHAQLRAALYEIHDIFFAMDAADRMHILIHDRELRHEKLIRQMVKTTNLIAHKRITVKEKLKSPRDRVTLSSATQKSLDRKKSTRAVNVGMSKKVQHKPKALETRILQPNQGQNSLINKLLCRQGSICNKNPKKEAKCCDNLRRQHSLG
- the CCP110 gene encoding centriolar coiled-coil protein of 110 kDa isoform X7, producing the protein MVRTMEDYEQFCTNQFARIKGEVIHSGLLSAEPAVSVIRFHGVAVLSPLITLQRREEMQQYRQKAVELEMKRNGSKKKTLLNRVQEILETVQVKQTPITTHLSNVENETDEQTTDSKIMNGFAILPSVLNLPMLSAQNEPTKIEKILDSTPITRKSKPGFVESNSAKESKDVLPFKQTNSPVTSSEASYGQPVSESDNPPSAKDAPDPYVMSLQNLLKKSREYIEREQSRRNLKNVSKTSSNESHSDKENDTIKISDSVKEKARLLNRSRSCSPLMADKPTLNKSNSLLQAASIQIPSMSSASLTSLSNVDIPLKPGTLLGVDSESDEELKNSCTIEYESSIVKSLTGSYAKLPSPELSLSPKMHRRRPRTSSAGHIIINKPINAYDLSPNDKGKTVDMVFHRRSEKTCLSDPVPKIEGHPSGPCSSKDNLLNTSNCYISPKGSSTVSMTSCEHKAHDTTPETDGHQAIFCRGQPVYDICSPTENQLSPPVNLPDSTQKGSKPNMELSKHNSPVELNKSYDVETPSPMLVQSHNVNQGTDIPNVSCNRDCLSGGNFDAQIKRRLELDLDSTQKEFFTPLSKTEEEKRRLHEQKNVIASVPIISNEESLSSIQGDHLRKKMLAFEEMRKKLEEQHAYQLSLLIAEQEKEQRRLQKEFEEEERRLRLKDNEIPEVIEICTVKPEWRNRSGSLPDMAPCQVETYYSSSPNTTVGSVSCISQHSYASRNESSFGQWGPTTSGTQRMSAPRSLGKSRTRWSQVYSPAMQRKLNKVSALAKGFLTRRLMQTEKLRNLKQTVKDTAEFLRTFQTEVPLSRGIVSAQDASLHERVHAQLRAALYEIHDIFFAMDAADRMHILIHDRELRHEKLIRQMEKLKSPRDRVTLSSATQKSLDRKKSTRAVNVGMSKKVQHKPKALETRILQPNQGQNSLINKLLCRQGSICNKNPKKEAKCCDNLRRQHSLG